In Paenibacillus sonchi, a single genomic region encodes these proteins:
- the argF gene encoding ornithine carbamoyltransferase, which yields MSQEVKSGAQQIAQQLKGRDLLELNDYSPEEITYLIDLAIELKRKQKSGEVYQPLKGKTIGLIFEKSSTRTRVSFEVGMYQLGGHALFLSKNDIQLGRGETVGDTAQVMSRYLDGIMIRTFGHDKVEDLARYASVPVINGLSDLAHPCQVLADYQTVYEHKGKLKGLKLAYIGDGNNMAHSLLIGGAKLGVHVSVAGPEGYEPDAAVVAEAREIAKETGAVIVVTRSPQEAVQDADVIYTDVWASMGFEAEQLAREAAFKDYQVNEELVKGAKSDYLFLHCLPAHREEEVSTGVIDGPNSVIFDQAENRLHAQKALMAALMG from the coding sequence ATGAGCCAGGAAGTGAAAAGCGGTGCACAACAAATCGCGCAGCAGCTCAAAGGCCGTGATTTGCTGGAGCTGAACGACTACAGCCCGGAGGAAATCACGTATTTGATTGATTTGGCGATTGAGCTGAAGCGGAAGCAAAAGAGCGGGGAGGTCTATCAGCCGCTGAAGGGCAAGACGATTGGGCTTATTTTTGAAAAATCCTCGACCCGCACACGCGTGTCGTTTGAAGTGGGCATGTACCAGCTCGGCGGGCATGCGCTGTTCCTGAGCAAAAATGACATTCAGCTCGGACGCGGCGAAACCGTCGGCGATACGGCGCAGGTCATGTCCCGTTATCTGGACGGCATTATGATCCGCACCTTCGGCCATGACAAAGTAGAGGATCTGGCCCGTTATGCTTCGGTGCCCGTCATCAACGGACTGAGTGATCTGGCCCATCCGTGCCAGGTGCTGGCTGATTACCAGACCGTCTACGAGCATAAAGGCAAGCTGAAGGGCCTGAAGCTGGCCTACATCGGCGATGGCAACAACATGGCGCATTCCCTGCTGATCGGCGGTGCCAAGCTGGGTGTGCATGTCTCGGTTGCCGGACCGGAGGGCTATGAGCCCGATGCGGCTGTCGTTGCGGAGGCGCGTGAGATTGCCAAGGAAACCGGAGCGGTAATCGTGGTTACCCGCAGCCCGCAGGAAGCCGTACAGGACGCTGATGTAATCTACACAGATGTCTGGGCGAGCATGGGCTTTGAAGCCGAGCAGCTCGCGCGTGAGGCCGCGTTCAAGGATTATCAGGTCAACGAAGAGCTGGTCAAAGGCGCAAAGAGCGACTACCTGTTCCTGCACTGCCTGCCGGCTCACCGTGAGGAAGAGGTCAGCACCGGCGTGATCGACGGCCCGAATTCGGTCATCTTCGACCAGGCCGAGAACCGCCTGCATGCGCAGAAAGCGCTGATGGCGGCATTGATGGGCTAA
- the argH gene encoding argininosuccinate lyase — MSKLWGGRFTKGTNKLVEEYTASIGFDKVLAEEDVQGSLAHVTMLGKCGILPQEDVETIKNGLNKVLGKVRAGEIVFSVADEDIHMNIEKNLIEEIGPVGGKLHTGRSRNDQVATDMHLYLRNRVVELVALLQELQEALIGQAKDNVDTIVPGYTHLQRAQPILFAHHLLAYVSMFRRDAERLTDSYKRINVLPLGAGALAGTTFPIDRHFVAEQLGFDGVYENSLDAVSDRDFIVEFLANAALVMTHLSRLSEELVLWSSTEFSFVELDDAFCTGSSIMPQKKNPDVPELVRGKTGRVYGNLIGLLTVLKSLPLAYNKDMQEDKEGMFDTVATLTGALQLFAPMISTMKVNKSRMREAVNTDFSNATDIADFLVGKGLPFRQAHEVIGKTVLYCINEGKFLLDLTLEEFKQFSPLFDEQIYAVLQPEAVVNARNVYGGTATVQVKAAIERAEAALNEASEWIAQHVNTIR; from the coding sequence GTGAGCAAGCTGTGGGGCGGACGTTTTACCAAAGGAACGAACAAACTCGTGGAGGAATATACGGCTTCCATCGGATTCGATAAAGTACTTGCTGAAGAGGATGTGCAGGGCAGTTTGGCTCATGTCACCATGCTGGGCAAATGCGGCATCCTGCCGCAGGAAGATGTAGAGACGATCAAGAATGGACTGAACAAGGTGCTCGGCAAGGTCCGTGCGGGGGAGATTGTTTTTTCCGTGGCAGATGAAGATATTCATATGAATATCGAAAAGAATCTGATCGAGGAGATTGGCCCGGTCGGCGGCAAGCTGCACACCGGGCGCAGCCGCAACGACCAGGTGGCTACGGACATGCACCTGTACTTGCGCAATCGGGTGGTCGAACTGGTAGCTCTGCTGCAAGAGCTGCAGGAAGCGCTGATCGGCCAAGCCAAAGACAACGTGGATACGATCGTTCCGGGCTACACGCATCTGCAGCGTGCCCAGCCGATCCTGTTCGCTCATCACCTGCTGGCTTACGTGTCCATGTTCCGCCGCGATGCGGAGCGTCTGACGGACAGCTACAAGCGGATCAATGTGCTGCCGCTGGGAGCAGGGGCGCTTGCGGGGACCACCTTCCCGATTGACCGTCATTTCGTAGCGGAACAGCTCGGGTTCGACGGTGTCTATGAGAATAGTCTGGATGCAGTCAGCGACCGGGATTTCATCGTCGAATTTCTGGCCAACGCGGCACTGGTGATGACCCACCTCTCCCGGCTGAGTGAAGAACTGGTGCTGTGGAGCAGCACGGAGTTCAGCTTCGTGGAGCTGGACGATGCCTTCTGCACAGGCAGCAGCATTATGCCGCAGAAGAAGAACCCGGATGTGCCGGAGCTGGTGCGGGGCAAAACGGGCCGTGTCTACGGCAACCTGATCGGCCTGCTGACGGTGCTCAAGTCCCTGCCGCTGGCATACAACAAAGACATGCAGGAAGACAAGGAAGGCATGTTCGACACCGTAGCCACCCTTACAGGGGCACTCCAGCTGTTCGCGCCAATGATCTCTACGATGAAGGTGAACAAGAGCCGGATGCGTGAGGCTGTCAATACGGACTTCTCCAATGCGACAGATATCGCTGACTTCCTGGTAGGCAAAGGTCTGCCTTTCCGCCAGGCGCATGAGGTCATCGGCAAGACGGTGCTGTACTGCATTAACGAAGGCAAATTCCTGCTGGATCTGACGCTGGAGGAGTTCAAGCAGTTCTCCCCGCTGTTTGACGAGCAGATCTACGCTGTGCTGCAGCCGGAGGCTGTGGTGAACGCCCGCAACGTCTATGGCGGTACGGCTACGGTGCAAGTGAAGGCAGCGATTGAGCGGGCAGAGGCAGCCTTGAACGAGGCCAGTGAGTGGATTGCGCAGCACGTAAATACTATCCGGTAA
- a CDS encoding aspartate aminotransferase family protein, giving the protein MSELTQADKDSLTGAPQDRSVETGVQEAAPAKLSAVFPSYARYDISLVKGKGSWVWDDQGNKYLDFMCGLAVTSLGHAPEKVGAKLKAQIDTLWHVSNLFHIPGQDRVAALLTANSCADQVFFCNSGAEANEAAIKLARRYHQKVKGTGRYEVITFEQSFHGRTLATLTATGQQKVKEGFLPLPAGFKTVPLHDLPALKAAISGNTAAIMLEMVLAEGGVLEVRQEFLAAVVELCKEHGLLLIVDEVQTGMGRTGKLFAHQHYGIEPDIFTLAKGVASGFPAGVMLGKGYLREAFSPGSHASTFGGTPLAAAVMEATIETMLEDNLAQRAADMGGYLKGLLGDKLADTPFVKEIRGKGLLIGIECAAPVGDIVLAGQKRGLLFVQAGPNVIRLLPNLYVSADEIHQAVDILSELIHTYANNEKWEAGS; this is encoded by the coding sequence ATGAGTGAGCTTACGCAAGCGGACAAAGATTCTTTGACAGGGGCACCGCAGGACCGTTCAGTAGAAACAGGGGTTCAGGAGGCTGCTCCTGCCAAGCTGAGTGCGGTATTCCCGTCCTACGCCAGATACGACATCAGTCTGGTTAAGGGCAAGGGCAGCTGGGTGTGGGATGATCAGGGCAACAAGTACCTGGACTTTATGTGCGGCCTGGCCGTAACGAGTCTGGGACACGCACCGGAGAAGGTTGGCGCGAAGCTGAAGGCGCAGATTGATACGCTGTGGCATGTCTCGAACCTGTTCCACATTCCTGGACAGGACCGGGTGGCTGCGCTGCTTACAGCGAACAGCTGTGCAGATCAGGTGTTCTTTTGCAATAGCGGGGCGGAAGCGAATGAAGCGGCGATCAAGCTGGCGCGCCGTTATCACCAGAAGGTGAAGGGAACGGGCCGCTATGAAGTGATTACGTTCGAGCAGTCCTTCCATGGACGTACTCTGGCCACACTGACGGCTACCGGACAGCAAAAGGTAAAAGAAGGCTTCCTGCCGCTTCCGGCAGGCTTCAAGACTGTGCCGCTGCACGATCTCCCGGCGCTGAAGGCTGCAATCTCCGGGAACACCGCAGCAATTATGCTGGAGATGGTCCTCGCCGAAGGCGGCGTGCTGGAGGTGCGGCAGGAATTCCTGGCTGCGGTGGTTGAGCTGTGCAAAGAGCACGGGCTGCTGCTGATCGTGGATGAAGTGCAGACCGGCATGGGACGTACGGGCAAGCTGTTTGCGCATCAGCATTACGGCATTGAGCCGGATATTTTCACCTTGGCCAAGGGGGTGGCCAGCGGCTTCCCGGCAGGCGTTATGCTGGGCAAGGGATACCTGCGTGAGGCGTTCAGTCCAGGCAGCCATGCGTCCACCTTCGGCGGAACGCCGCTGGCCGCAGCCGTAATGGAAGCGACGATCGAAACGATGCTGGAAGATAATCTGGCGCAGCGTGCTGCCGACATGGGAGGATACCTGAAGGGACTGCTCGGAGACAAGCTGGCGGATACGCCGTTTGTGAAGGAGATCCGCGGCAAAGGCCTGCTCATTGGCATCGAGTGCGCGGCACCGGTAGGAGATATTGTATTGGCCGGACAAAAGCGCGGGCTGCTGTTCGTGCAGGCCGGACCCAACGTCATTCGGCTGCTGCCTAACCTGTATGTAAGCGCCGATGAGATCCACCAGGCGGTGGACATCCTTTCGGAACTCATTCATACTTATGCTAACAATGAAAAGTGGGAGGCAGGTTCATGA
- a CDS encoding argininosuccinate synthase, producing the protein MPKEKIVLAYSGGLDTSVILKWLKETYDAEIIAFTADIGQKEELDGLEEKALATGASKVYIDDLRDEFASDFIYPMFQSGALYEGQYLLGTSIARPLIAKRMVDIAIAEGATAIAHGATGKGNDQVRFELNAAALSPSIKVIAPWRLEEFRSQFPGRAEMIAYAEANGIPVQASAAKPYSMDRNLLHISYESGVLEDPWFDPSAPENKGMFLLSNAPEDAPDQPEYLELEFLKGDCVALNGEPLSPLQVMEKLNELGGKHGIGRVDMVENRFVGMKSRGVYETPGGTILFTAHRKMESITMDREVMNLRDSLITRYSTLVYNGFWFAPERLALQALVKESQKNVTGTVRVKLYKGNIIGAGVKSPVSLYNPEIATMEADPTQAYDQGDATGFIRLNALRLKVSAGVAESNK; encoded by the coding sequence ATGCCAAAAGAAAAAATCGTACTCGCCTACTCCGGCGGGCTAGATACCTCGGTCATCCTGAAATGGCTGAAAGAAACCTATGATGCGGAGATTATTGCTTTTACAGCTGATATCGGCCAGAAGGAAGAGCTGGACGGTCTGGAGGAAAAAGCCCTCGCAACCGGCGCATCGAAGGTCTACATCGATGACCTCCGCGACGAATTCGCGAGCGACTTCATCTACCCGATGTTCCAGTCGGGCGCTTTGTATGAAGGCCAATACCTGCTCGGCACAAGCATCGCCCGTCCGCTGATTGCAAAGCGTATGGTGGACATCGCCATCGCGGAAGGCGCGACGGCTATTGCCCACGGGGCAACCGGCAAAGGGAATGACCAGGTGCGCTTCGAACTGAATGCGGCGGCCTTGTCGCCAAGCATCAAGGTGATTGCGCCTTGGCGGCTCGAAGAGTTCCGCAGCCAGTTCCCCGGCCGGGCGGAAATGATCGCCTATGCGGAAGCGAACGGCATTCCGGTTCAGGCCTCGGCGGCCAAACCGTATTCCATGGACCGCAACCTGCTGCACATCAGCTACGAGAGCGGCGTGCTGGAAGATCCGTGGTTCGATCCAAGCGCACCGGAGAACAAGGGAATGTTCCTTCTCAGCAACGCGCCGGAGGATGCCCCGGATCAGCCGGAATACCTGGAGCTGGAATTCCTTAAGGGAGATTGTGTCGCACTGAATGGCGAGCCGCTATCTCCACTGCAGGTCATGGAGAAGCTGAACGAGCTGGGCGGCAAGCATGGCATTGGACGCGTGGATATGGTGGAGAACCGTTTTGTCGGCATGAAGAGCCGCGGCGTGTACGAAACGCCAGGCGGAACCATCCTGTTCACCGCCCACCGCAAAATGGAGTCCATCACGATGGACCGCGAAGTGATGAACCTGCGCGACAGCCTGATTACCCGCTACAGCACACTTGTGTACAACGGCTTCTGGTTCGCGCCTGAACGCCTTGCGCTGCAGGCGCTGGTGAAGGAAAGCCAGAAGAACGTTACCGGTACCGTGCGCGTCAAGCTGTACAAAGGCAACATTATCGGAGCCGGCGTAAAGTCTCCGGTCAGCCTGTACAATCCGGAAATTGCTACTATGGAAGCAGATCCGACCCAGGCCTATGATCAAGGGGATGCTACAGGCTTTATCCGCCTGAATGCCCTGCGTCTGAAGGTTTCGGCGGGCGTAGCAGAATCGAACAAATAA